The following is a genomic window from Spirochaeta cellobiosiphila DSM 17781.
ATTGGGGTCCTTAAGAATGATTATTATATAAGCTACAAAGAAGGCCTTGATGGGGAATCTTTAGGAATTGATGATCCTAATTCTTATACACGTCCCTATGTGTATATTGAGGATTCAAAATCGTTACATAGTTTGAGTGACTCAGATTATAGTGTGGCATTTTGGTATTACTATACTAATACAACCTACAATAATTTAAGTGATAAAAGCTTAGCTTTTAGTGTACTAGATTCCTCAGGTGGACATATGGGGGATTATCCTATTTCTGGACGTAGTATTGCTGAAATTATGTTAATAACAACTTCATCTAGTAATTTGAAAGCGAATATTTCATTAAACATTGACGATGATAATTACATCTATTTTGATGTTACAGACACTGTTTCCCGTTATCAATGGCACCTACTTGTTATGACCGTGGACTGGGATAATACAGAAGGGGTCAAGTTCTACATTGATGGAGAACTCTCAAAGAAGACCGCCGATCCTACATCCCTTGACCCTACATTTCCTGATATAGTTGATTTTACCATTGGTGGAAATAGAGCATGGAGTGTTGATAGTGCTCCTGTGATGTATGACAGCTATCGAATCTATAACAGATTGCTTACTTCCGATGAGATTGAAGATCTATTCGATTATGAAACAGATGGTTCTTATGTCTTGGAAGATAATAATTTTATGTATACTAATTATGATTCCTCCTCTTCAACTTATTATTTTCCAGATCATAGTGGGAATGCTGATCTATTGGTTAATGGTTATGCTGAGATGTCTGGTTATGGAGTTTTAGATTTTGGACCGGATGATACGGCAAATCTTTATTGTGAAGATGAATATAGTTTGGATATCAATAGAGAAGACTTCGATATAATTCTAAATCTCATAACTACTCAAAATGATTCAGCAGTTCTTATAGACAAATTATATGATGGATATGGATATCAAATCTCCCTTGAAGGAGGAATTCCTACTATCTCAATGGCGAGTCGAGGAACTGTTATTGATTATACTGCAACATCCTTAAATTCTCCTTTAAATGATGGAGAATCTCATGAAATAAAATACAAAGTGGCCAGACGAAGTTCTAATGGTCTCCAACTTTATATTGATGATGTGCTTGTGGAATCCTTTGATGCCAGCGATTTTTATCGTAAAAGTCTGTCTTCAGATGCTGTTTTTCATTGTGGTACAAATATTAATGAAGAAAAACAATATGTTGGATCTTTAACTGATCTAATAATGCTTGTGTACTAGGAATCCAAGGAGTCGTACTATGAAAAAATTATGTATTATATTAATAGGTTTAAGCGTCATTCTAAGTTGTTCCCTTAATGACCTCCATGTCAAAATTGATAATAAAACAGAAGATTCAAGATCCATTACCTCCTTGGGAAGAGGGCTTGTGTTGGAATATCTCTTTGATGGAAATGTTGAAGACACTAGTGGAAATATGAACCATGGTGAGATTCGTAGTGAGTCTTATGTTGAGTTTGCTGGTGGTGTTGATGACCAATCACTGATGATCAATGATGAAAGTGATTACGTGAGACCCTATGTCTATATTGAAGATTCTGAATCTCTGCATGGCTTGTCTGAATCAGACCTAAGTATAGCTTATTGGTTTAAAAGTACCTCCCGAGAAAATAGAACTTCTGGTAAGAGCATTGCTTTTAACATAGCTGATTCTTCTCAGGGGCATTTAGGAGATATGCCAATTACAGGGAATCAATTATTACAAATTATGCATTTCATAGATTACAGAGGTAATATCACTACAGAATGGCTAATAAGCATTCCAGGAGCTAAGGCTAATGCCTTTGTTAATTCCAAGAACAATTTATCTAGATACCAATGGCATCTATTTGTCTTTACTGTTGAATGGGGTGATACAGAAGGAATGAAACTCTATATTGATGGAGAACTTAGTTCAAAAACAGATGATCCTACTAATGCCCTAGCTCCTTTTCCCGATATTGTGGATTACAACATTGGTGGAGACAGTGTATGGCAGGCTTATAATGATGTAGTTGGATATGATAATTTCCGTTTATATAACAGGGCCTTGACTTCTGATGAAGTTGAAGAATTGTATGAATATGAAACGAATGATCCTTATGTTCTTATAGACGAGAATTTTTATTTCTCTGATTATAAATCAGGTAAGTATTTTTATGCTAATAATAATCAGGATGTCGTGTTAT
Proteins encoded in this region:
- a CDS encoding LamG-like jellyroll fold domain-containing protein; translation: MKQFFWIVLCFGLLGSCSMDLSEKKGEQDQDDSRSLISLGKGLVLEYLFEGDLTDTSGNDNIGVLKNDYYISYKEGLDGESLGIDDPNSYTRPYVYIEDSKSLHSLSDSDYSVAFWYYYTNTTYNNLSDKSLAFSVLDSSGGHMGDYPISGRSIAEIMLITTSSSNLKANISLNIDDDNYIYFDVTDTVSRYQWHLLVMTVDWDNTEGVKFYIDGELSKKTADPTSLDPTFPDIVDFTIGGNRAWSVDSAPVMYDSYRIYNRLLTSDEIEDLFDYETDGSYVLEDNNFMYTNYDSSSSTYYFPDHSGNADLLVNGYAEMSGYGVLDFGPDDTANLYCEDEYSLDINREDFDIILNLITTQNDSAVLIDKLYDGYGYQISLEGGIPTISMASRGTVIDYTATSLNSPLNDGESHEIKYKVARRSSNGLQLYIDDVLVESFDASDFYRKSLSSDAVFHCGTNINEEKQYVGSLTDLIMLVY
- a CDS encoding LamG-like jellyroll fold domain-containing protein; the encoded protein is MKKLCIILIGLSVILSCSLNDLHVKIDNKTEDSRSITSLGRGLVLEYLFDGNVEDTSGNMNHGEIRSESYVEFAGGVDDQSLMINDESDYVRPYVYIEDSESLHGLSESDLSIAYWFKSTSRENRTSGKSIAFNIADSSQGHLGDMPITGNQLLQIMHFIDYRGNITTEWLISIPGAKANAFVNSKNNLSRYQWHLFVFTVEWGDTEGMKLYIDGELSSKTDDPTNALAPFPDIVDYNIGGDSVWQAYNDVVGYDNFRLYNRALTSDEVEELYEYETNDPYVLIDENFYFSDYKSGKYFYANNNQDVVLWANTYPSGSTNGNVLLGGDSNVYLYGDSEYDLDIGKEDFDIILNLRTSMEGQSVLLDKMDGSSGYKISLNNGIPTLTLASRGNEISYTPEFVTTLLNDGAYHELSYNYLRKDSEGLCLYIDGELVESFDGSDFYRKSLSSDSVIHIGTDVEHTLYYSGYAEDLVIITY